The following proteins come from a genomic window of Triticum aestivum cultivar Chinese Spring chromosome 6A, IWGSC CS RefSeq v2.1, whole genome shotgun sequence:
- the LOC123131028 gene encoding uncharacterized protein — translation MASGGAGGYYHGDRYGYGYSYPRQQLAPSPSPAASFHMCLFLATACLLGAASLYSHCESAMESLVDQLRVAVVLSPFVLLLAAQYWSATGRRWRSSYSYSSPSSSSLLAAPAPVVSWEQQPPWYDQRQRDGGASSPWGVALALALVLLLISYQSCFQYWWSPVVRRRR, via the coding sequence atggcgagcggcggcgcggggggCTACTACCACGGCGACCGGTACGGCTACGGCTACTCGTACCCGCGGCAGCAGCTCGCGCCGTCTCCATCGCCGGCGGCGTCGTTCCACATGTGCCTGTTCCTGGCCACGGCGTGCCTCCTCGGCGCCGCGTCGCTCTACTCGCACTGCGAGTCCGCGATGGAGAGCCTCGTCGACCAGCTCCGGGTCGCCGTCGTCCTGTCCccgttcgtcctcctcctcgcggcGCAGTACTGGTCCGCGACCGGGCGGCGCTGGCGGTCGTCGTACTCGtactcgtcgccgtcgtcgtcgtcgctgctggCGGCCCCGGCGCCGGTGGTGTCGTGGGAGCAGCAGCCGCCCTGGTACGACCAGCGGCAGCGGGACGGCGGCGCGTCGTCGCCGTGGGGCGTGGCGCTGGCGCTGGCGCTCGTCCTGCTGCTCATCTCCTACCAGTCGTGCTTCCAGTACTGGTGGTCCCCGGTCGTCCGCCGCCGGCGCTGA